The DNA region CTCTTGGGGGTGGCGGGCTTGCCGGGCCTCAGGCGCACCGCGGAGACCTTGGCCTCCTCGCGGTAGGCGGTGAGCGCCGCGCGGGCCGCCTTCCTGTCGTCCGTCAGCGCCGCGGCCCCGGCCACGTCGCCCTTCTCCCAGGCGGTGAGGAACGCCCTCGTGGTGGTGCGCACTTCGGCGGCCGTGGGCGGACCCGTCGCCACCGTCTTGCCGTCGGAATCGCCGCCGCCCCCGCCGGACAGCGCGTACGCGGCGACCCCCACGCCGCACACGATCGCCACCGCCGCGCCGCCGAGCACGGCCGGGTGCGCCTTCTTGCGCTCGGTCGCACGTCTTCTCTTGCCCACAGACCCTCCGCCAATCCCCTTCGGCCCCCGCCGCGCCCAACTCACCGGTTGCCCAACCTAGCGGCACCCGCGCACCCCTTCGACCACGGCATCGCCCGCCCGGGCGAGGGGGCACCCCCTACGTGGTCGATCGTGCTCTTGCTCCGTCCCGTCGTCCGTGGCCGCCGCTCACTCGCGGCGCCCCACGTCCGTCACGCGCCCGCGCGCAGCACCGCCGCCACGATCGGCCCCGCGGTGTCCCCGCCGTGCCCGCCCTCCTGCGCCATCGCGGCCACCGCCAGGTCCCCGCGGTAGCCCGTGAACCAACTGTTGGGCCGCCGCTGCCCGTCGACCTCCGCCGACCCCGTCTTCGCACCGATGTCCCCGCCGAGTCCCGCCATGGCCCGCGCGCCCGTGCCCGAGACCGCCGTCCGCCGCATCATCTGCCGCAGTTGGGCGACCGTGCCCGCCTTCAGGCCGCGCGCGGTGGCCAGTTCGTCTCCGATGAGGGACTTCGGTACGAGGACGGGCTGGCGGAACGAGCCCGTCATGGCCGTCGCCGTCACCGACGCCAGGTTCAGCGGGTTCAGCTGCACCCGGCCCTGGCCGATGGCGTTGGCGGCGCGGTCGGGTCCGGTGGACGGGGGCACGGCGCCGTCCGACGACCTGATGCCGGTGTGCCAGTCGTCCCGGCCGAGCCCGAAGCCGCCCTGCGCCTCCTCGGTCAACGAGGCGTCCGTGAGCGGCTTCTCGTCGACCAGCTTCACGAACGCGGTGTTGCAGGACCGCGCGAAGCTGTCCGCGAGCGTCGCCTTCGCGTTCGGCGCCATGCCCTTGAGGTTGTGGAAGGTCTGGCTCTGCCAGGTCGCCTCGGGGGTGCAGGGCGCGGGTCCGGACGCCTTCGTGACGCCCCGTTCGATGAGCATGGCCGCCGTCACGATCTTCATGGTGGAGCCGGGCGCCAGCTTGCCCTCGAAGGCCGCGTTGAACTGGTCCTCGCGGTGGTTGGCGACGGCGAGCACCTCGCCGGTGCTGGGCTTGACGGCGACCACCGACGACTCGGCGTGCCGCGCCACCGCGCCCTCCGCGGCCCGCTGCGCCGAAGCGCTCAGCGTCGTCCGCAGCGTGCCGGCCCGGCCCTCGGCGAGCGTGAGCAGCGTCTTCGTACCGGCGCCCGCGTCCGCACGATCGATGTACAACTCGATGCCGGGCCTGCCGCCCGCCCGGTCGCCGTACTTCGAGCGGAGCTGGTCCAGGACGGGCGCGAGCGACGGGTACGCCTTCGCGGTCAGCGCCCGTCCGTCGCGGTCGACGGCCCTGATCGGCGGCGCGGCGGCCTCCCCGGTCTCCAGGGTGTCGCCCCTGCGGAGGTCCGGGTGCACGACGTCGGCCCGCCAGTCCACCAGGGCCCGCCCGCTGCGCACGCCGCGCACCACCTCGAAGGCGGAGGAGTACCGCAGCGGCTTGCTCTTCCCCTCGTACGCGACCGTGGCGCGGACCGTGAACGGCACCCGCGTCCCGCTGATCCGGCCCGCCGTCAGCCGCACCTTCTCGATGTGCGCGTCCTCGCGGTAACCGGTCAGGGCCTCGGCGGCCACCTGCGCGTTGTCGGTGTACGCCGCCGCGCCGTCCGCGTCGCCCTTCGCCCAGGCGGCGAGGAACGCGGCGGCCGTCTCCCGCACTTCCTCGCGCGTCGGCGGGCCGCTCCTGCGCGCGGTGTTCTTCCCCGACGACGAACCGCCGTCGGCGTTCACCGCCGTCACCACGTTGTACGCGCCGTACCCGGAGCCCCCCACCAGGACGGCGAACACCCCACCGACCAGAGCAGCCTTCGCTCCCTTGCGCATCAAGCACTCCCTCCCCAGGAATACCGTCAGCCTAAGAGGCCCCAGGGCAGGAGACGCGAAAAGCGCCGGGTGTTATCCGAAGGTGTCCGTTTATCGCTGTCAGACCCAGGTATCGAGCCACATTCTCGACCGCCACGAGTCGATCGGGATCGCCTGCCCCGTATAGATCGGCCAGAAGTAGATGAAATTCCAGAAGATCAGCAGGACAAGGACGCCGGAGGCCGCGGCGCCCACCACCCGGCGGCGTTCCGAGGAGCCCGGTGGTCCCAGGATCGCGCCGATCATCATGGCGAGGGCCAGGCACAGGAACGGCACGAAGACCACGGCGTAGAAGTAGAAGATGGTCCGTTCCTGGTACATGAACCAGGGCAGATAGCCCGCCGCGACCCCGCACACGATCGCGCCCGCGCGCCAGTCCCTGCGGAAGAACCACCGCCACAGCACGTACAGGAGCGCGATGGCGGCCGCCCACCACAGCAGGGGCGTGCCGAGGGCGAGGACCTCGCGGGCGCACTTCTCCTTGGTGTCGGCGGGGCAGCCGTCGGTGCCGGGGGACGGCGACTCGTAGAAGTACGAGACGGGGCGGCCGTCGACGATCCAGCTCCAGGGGTTGGACTGGTAGGTGTGCGGCGAGGACAGGCCGACGTGGAAGTCGTAGACCTTGTTCTCGTAGTGCCACAGGCTGCGCAGCCAGTCCGGCAGCCAGGACCAGCCGCTGTCCTTGCCGTCGGTCGCCGCCCAGTTGCGGTAGTAGCCGCCGCTGCCGTCGCTCGGCGAGAGGATCCAGCCGAGCCAGGACACCAGATAGGTGAACACCGCGACCGGCACCGTGGCCACGAACGCGGGCAGCACGTCCCGCCGCACCGCCGCCAGGTAGGGCCGGTCCGCCCCGGCCACGCGCCGGGCGCCCGCGTCCCACAACACGGTCATCAGGCAGAAGAAGACCATGATGTAGAGGCCGTTCCACTTCGTGGCGAAGGCCAGGCCCAGGCAGAGCCCGGCCGCCCAGCGCCACGGCCGCCACCCCAGGCGCAGGGTGTGCGCCACGTACGCGTCGGGGCGCGCGATCCCGTCCGCGTCCACCGGAAGGGCCGCCGCGAGTCTCGCGCGCGCCTTGTCCCTGTCGATGAGCAGACAGCCGAACGCCGCCAGCACGAAGAACATCAGGACCTGGTCGAGCAGCGCCGTGCGGCTCATCACGAAGTGCAGGCCGTCCACGGTGAGGAGCGCGCCCGCGAGACAGCCGAGGAACGTCGAGCGGAACAGGCGCCGCCCGATCCGGCACAGCATCAGGACCGACAGCGTGCCGAGCACCGCCGTCATGAACCGCCAGCCGAACGGGTCGAAGCCGAACAGCCACTCCCCGACGCCGATCACGTACTTGCCGACCGGCGGATGCACCACGTACGCCGGGTCCGTGGGCAGCGCGATGTCACTGCCCTGCTTGATGACCGAATCGTTGATCTTGTCCGGCCAGCTCAGTTCGTAGCCCTTGTGGATGAGGGCCCAGGCGTCCTTCGCGTAGTACGTCTCGTCGAATATCACGTCCTTGGGGCTGCCGAGATTCCAGAACCGCAGCACCCCCGCCACCAGCGCGACCGCCAGCGGCCCCAGCCAGCCCGCCCACCGCACCAGCGGCTCCGACACCTGCCGGGGCACGCCGAGCGCCACCCACAGCCGATCACCCGGCCGCGCGTACGGCGGGACGAGCCGCTCCCGCACGTCTCCTCTGGGCCGTGCCGCGTAGCCGAAGCGGCGCAGCCGGTGCTGCCACGACGACGGCTGGCGCTCCTCGGCTGCCTGGCCCTGGCGGGTGTCCGGGGAAGACGCGGTACTGGTCACCGCGCCATCGTAGGGAACTCGACTGTGACAGTCCCGCGCCCGGCCCCTGCGAGGATGGATCCGTGACAGGAAGCGCAGATTCAGTCGTCAGTCCGTCCGGAAGCGCCGAGGCCCCGGCTTCCGTCGGCACCCTCGTCCTCGCGGGCACCCCCATCGGCGACGTCGCGGACGCTCCGCCGCGCCTCGCCGCGGAGCTGGCCGGGGCCGATGTCGTGGCCGCCGAGGACACCCGCAGGCTGCGCCGGCTCACGCAGGCGCTCGGCGTGCAGGTGGGCGGCCGGGTCGTGTCGTACTTCGAGGGCAACGAGGCGGCGCGCACGCCCGAGCTGGTCGAGGCCCTGGCCGACGGGGCGCGGGTGCTCCTGGTGACGGACGCGGGCATGCCGTCGGTGTCCGACCCCGGGTACCGCCTGGTGGCCGCCGCCGTCGAGCGCGGCATCCGGGTCACGGCCGTGCCGGGGCCCTCCGCCGTCCTCACCGCCCTCGCCCTGTCCGGGCTGCCCGTGGACCGCTTCTGCTTCGAGGGCTTCCTGCCGCGCAAGGCGGGCGAGCGGCTCTCGCGGCTTCGCGAGGCGGCCGGGGAGCGGCGCACGCTCGTGTACTTCGAGTCGCCGCGCCGCCTGGACGACACCCTCGCCGCGATGGCGGAGGCCTTCGGCGACGACCGGCGCGCCGCAGTGTGCCGGGAGCTGACCAAGACGTACGAGGAGGTCCGCCGCGGTTCGCTGAAGGAGCTCGCCGAGTGGGCCGCGCCCGGCGACGTGCGCGGCGAGATCACCGTGGTGGTCGAGGGCGCCCCCGAGAAGGGCCCCGCGGAGCTGGGTCCGGACGAGCTGGTGCGCAGGGTCCGGGTGCGCGAGGAGGCGGGGGAGCGGCGCAAGGAGGCCATCGCGGCGGTCGCGGCCGAGGCGGGGCTGCCCAAGCGGGAGGTGTTCGACGCGGTGGTGGCGGCGAAGAACGCGGGGCGCGAGGGCTGAGCGCGGGCCGGTCTGGCCCCGTCCGGTCTGGCCCGGTCCGGTCTGGCCCGGTCCGGTCTGGCCCGGTCCGGTCTGGCCCGGTCCGGGCCGGAGCGGTCCGGACCGGATGGGGCGGGTGACCCGGCGCGTATGCCCGGCGCGCAGGTCACGGTTACGGCGCAGGGGCCGCGCGGAAGAGCCCATCGGCGGGCAAAGGACTATCGTGAAGGTTAAAGCGCGGGCCCGCGCACCAGGCCTGTTTTCTATGGAAAGGCCAAATCGCGCCCAACAGTCGACAGGTCTGATGCGCTCGCTTCGGGAAAGGCGTCCACTGGTTCCAGGGACGCACCCGTCCCACACCGCCGGACCGGGTCAGGAAAGACCCCGGCCGACGGTGCTTGTCCAGCGGACAAGAGGAGCTGGCATGAGTGAGATCGCAGACACCGGTCACCGCACCACGGCTGCCAATGTCGTCCATGAGTCCTACGCCTTCGCCTGCATGCGCTGCGGGCACGGCTGGGAGCAGTCGTACGAGATCGAGCACCACGTCGACGGCAAGGGCCAGGAATTCGTGATGTACCTGGCGAACGGCCGGCGGGTGCCGTCGCCGCTGACCCGGCCCACCTGCCTGAACTGCGGCGGGCACGTGGTGCGCATCATGCGGGCGGGGCAGGTGTCCTCGGTGCGGTCGGCACTCGAGTCCCTGCACCACCGGCAGGCCGCGCAGGGCGTGGCCCGGGGCGGGAAGGCCGCCGCCGCCGAGGGTGCCGCGTCCGCCGACGACGAGTCGGGCGCCGCGCCCAAGCACCACCACTGGCACCTGTCGGACTTGCTGCACCCCTTCCACCGCAAGGCGGGCTGACCTTCGCGGGGCGCCCCGGGGCTGAGAGATTCAGCCCGTCCGGCGTTTGAGGACGAGGCGCGGAGCGCCGATAGCGGGGGTCCGGGGGCGCAGCCCCCGGTTCGGGAAGGGGCGGGATTGGGGAAAGCCCCGCAGGGCTTCGTACGATCGACGCATGCCCGCCGACAAGAACGCCGCACCCCCGCAGCCGGAACCCCTGCGGGTGCCGGTCGCCGACTCCCACACCCACCTCGACATGCAGTCCGGCACCGTCGAGGCGGCCCTCGCCAAGGCGGCCGAGGTGGGCGTGACGACGGTCGTGCAGGTCGGCTGCGACGTGGCGGGCTCCCACTGGGCCGCCGACACGGCGGCGGCACACGCGGCGGTGCACGCGGCCGTGGCCCTGCACCCGAACGAGGCCCCCCGCATCGTGCACGGCGACCCCGACGGCTGGTCCCGCCAGGGCGCCCGCCCCGCCGGGGGCGAGGGCGCCCTCGACGAGGCGCTCGCCGAGATCGACCGCCTCGCCGCACTCGCGCACGTGAAGGGCGTCGGCGAGACCGGCCTCGACTACTTCCGCACCGGCCCGGAGGGCAAGGCCGCCCAGGAGCGCTCCTTCCGCGCCCACATCGAGATCGCCAAGCGGCACGGCAAGGCCCTGGTCATCCACGACCGGGAGGCCCACGAGGACGTCCTTCGGGTCCTGAAGGAGGAGGGCGCCCCCGAGCGCACCGTCTTCCACTGCTACTCCGGCGACGCCGCCATGGCCGAAGTCTGCGCGGAGCACGGCTACTTCATGTCCTTCGCGGGCAACGTCACCTTCAAGAACGCCCAGCCGCTGCGCGACGCGCTCGCCGTCGCCCCGCTGGAGCTCGTGCTCGTCGAGACCGACGCGCCCTTCCTGACCCCCGCCCCGTACCGCGGACGGCCCAACGCCCCCTATCTCATTCCGGTCACGCTGCGCGCCATGGCCGAGGTCCGGGGCATCGACGAGGACGCCATGGCCGCGGCGATCTCCTCGAACACGGCCCGCGCCTTTGATTACTGATCGATAACGACCGAAGGTTTCCCCGGCCTGACAGCTCGGGTCAACACAGCGACACAGAGTAGTCACCCTGCTTTGGAGAGTGACGGCGCCTCCGCTAGGTTCTGCAAGCCGATCTGCACTTGGCTTGTCAGTGGTCACTTGTCAGCTGGAGCGTCGTCGTGAGCAAACCGCAGTACGAGACGTATGGGCAGCCGCAGTACGCGCCGCACGGGCCGTCGGGTTCGTATGACGCCTACGACGCGTACGACCCGTACGGGTCGGCGTACGGGTACGGGGGCGCGGGGGCCGTCGGCGGGGGCGGCGCGGCGGAGGGGCCCGCGACGCAGGTGTTCACCGCCGCGGAGTTCAGCGCGGCGGACGGGTTCGACCGGGCCGCCGGATTCGCCGGGAACGGGGTGCCCACGCAGGTCTTCGGGGCGGGCGGCGCCGTCGTGGACGAGCTGCCGACGCGGGCGTTCACGCCGGACGCGTTCGCGGGGGGCGGCTTCGCGGTGGATCCGCCGCTGGGGCCGGACGGGGGCCCGGAACTGGGCTCGGACGCGGGCTCGGGTGGGGGCGCGTACGGGTATCCGCACCCCGGTGCGCAGGGGTACGCGGAGGTCGCGGACGGGCGGGAGCGCCGGGGGGCCGGCGGAGGGGTGGCGGGGGACATGGGGTTCGACGACGAGGCGCTCGCCGACGGCGAGGCCGTCGGGGAAGGGCGGGCCGAGGGGCGGCGGGAGGCGCGGCGCAGGCGGACCGCCGAGCGGCCCGACGGCCTGCGCAGGCTCGTGCCGCAGGCGCTGGTCGTCGCGTTCCTCGCGGGCGGCACCTCCGCCTTCGTCGCCAACGACAAGGCCGTCCAGCTCACCGTCGACGGCAAGGCCCGCACCCTGCACACCTTCGCCGACGACGTGGGTGAACTCCTCGCCGACGAGGGCGTGGACGTCGGCGCGCACGACATCGTCGCCCCCCCCACGACCACCGCCCTCGCCAGCGGCGACGAGATCGCCGTCCGCTACGGCCGGCCCGTCCAGCTCACCCTCGACGGCCACCGCCGCGAGGTCTGGACGACCGCCCGCACCGTCGACGGCGCGCTCCAGCAGCTCGGGGTGCGCGCCGAGGGCGCCTACCTGTCGGCCTCGCGCAGCAAGCGCATCGCCCGCGAAGGGCTCGACCTGGACGTCCGTACCGAACGCACCGTGACGATCATGGCCGACGGGCGGTCCCGGACCATCCGTACGAACGCCGCGACCGTCGGCGAGGCCGTCGAGGAGTCCGGCGTCACCCTGCGCGGCTCCGACACCACGTCCGTGCCCCCCGGCAGCTTCCCGCGCGACGGGCAGACCGTCACCGTCATGCGGATCTCCGGCCGCAAGGAGGTCCGCGAGGAACCCATCCCGTACGACGTCCGCAAGACCGAGGACCCCTCGCTGCCGCGCGGCACGGAGGTCGTGGCCCAGGCCGGGCGGGAGGGCGCGCGACGGATCACGTACTCGGTGCGCACCGTCAACGGCGTGCGGCAGAAGCCGAAGCGGTTGCGCAGCGAGGTGGTGCGGGAGCCGCAGACGCGGATCGTGAAGGTCGGCACCAAGGTCGTGCCGACGGCCGTCGCCGGGGCCGAGGGCCTCAACTGGGGCGCCCTCGCGGCGTGCGAGTCCGGCGGGCGCCCCAGCGCCGTCGATCCCTCCGGTACGTACGGCGGGCTCTACCAGTTCGACACCCAGACCTGGCAGTCCCTCGGCGGGTCCGGTCGCCCCCAGGACGCCCCCGCCGCCGAACAGACCCACCGCGCGAAGAAGCTGTACGTCCAGCGGGGGGCCAGCCCGTGGCCCCACTGCGGCCGCCGCCTCTGACGTCCCACTCGGGTGACCGGCGTCCCACCGGGACCGGTGGGGCCGCGGACGAGGTCGGCGCCGGGAATATCAGCCCGTCCGGCGTTTGAGGACGAGGCGCGGAGCGCCGATGGCGGGGGACAGGGGCGGAGCCCCATGAGCGGGGGCCGAGCTCGGGCCCGGCGGCGGGCCCAGGCGCGGCGATGGGCCCGAGCTCGGCCGGCCCGGCGGGCTCGGCAGGGCGCGCCCCGGGCCGACCGGCACTGCGGGTCCGGCCCGGCGCGCCCCCGGGGCGGCCGCACGAGCAGGTGAGCGGCGGACCCAGGGCTACCCTGGGGCGGTGAGCACCACCGACCAAGGCCCCCTCCTCGGCCCCGCCGACATCCGCGACCTCGCCGCGGCCCTCGGCGTACGCCCGACCAAGCAGCGCGGCCAGAACTTCGTCATCGACGCGAACACGGTCCGCCGCATCGTCCGTACCGCGGACGTCGGCCCGGACGACGTCGTCGTCGAGGTCGGCCCGGGCCTCGGCTCGCTGACCCTGGCCCTCCTGGAGACCGCGTCCCACGTCACCGCCGTGGAGATCGACGACGTGCTCGCCGGGGCGCTCCCGGCCACGGTCGAGGCCCGCCTGCCGGGGAAGAAGGAGTCCTTCGACCTGGTCCACAGCGACGCCATGCTCGTCCGCGAACTCCCGGGCCCCGCCCCGACGGCCCTGGTCGCGAACCTCCCGTACAACGTCGCCGTACCGGTCCTGCTGCACATGCTGGACACCTTCCCCAGCATCGAGCGCACGCTGGTGATGGTGCAGGCGGAGGTCGCCGACCGCCTCGCCGCCGCCCCCGGCTCGAAGGTGTACGGCGTGCCGTCGGTGAAGGTCAACTGGTACGCCGAGGTCAAGCGCGCCGGCGCCATCGGCCGCAACGTCTTCTGGCCCGCCCCGAACGTCGACTCGGGCCTGGTGTCGCTGGTGCGCCGCGCGGAGCCGCTGAAGACGACCGCGTCCAAGCGGGAGGTGTTCGCCGTCGTCGACGCGGCCTTCGCCCAGCGCAGGAAGACGCTGCGCGCGGCCCTCGCGGGCTGGGCGGGCTCCGCCGCGGCGGCCGAGGCGGCGCTGGTGGCGGCGGGCGTCTCGCCGCAGGCGCGCGGCGAGTCCCTGACGGTGGAGGAGTTCGCGCGGATCGCCGAGAACAAGCTGCCCCCGTCCGACACCCCCGCTGAAACCGAGGCCCCCGGCAAGTGAGCACCCCCCGCAGCATCACCGTCCGCGTCCCCGCCAAGGTCAACGTCCAGCTCGCCGTCGGTGCCGCCCGCCCCGACGGCTTCCACGACCTCGCGAACGTCTTCCTGGCCGTCGGCCTGTACGACGAGGTCACGGCGACCCCGGCGGACGAGCTGCGGGTGACCTGCGCGGGCCCGGGCGCCGACCAGGTCCCCCTGGACCGGACGAACCTGGCGGCGCGCGCGGCCGAGGCGCTGGCCGCGCGGTACGGCCGCCGGGCCGACGTGCACCTCCACATCGCCAAGGACATCCCCGTCGCGGGCGGCATGGCGGGCGGCAGCGCGGACGGCGCGGGCGCCCTGGTGGCGTGCGACGCGCTCTGGGGGACCGGGGCGTCCCGGGACGAACTCCTCGACATCTGCGCCGAGTTGGGCAGCGACGTGCCGTTCAGCCTGGTCGGCGGCGCGGCCCTCGGCACCGGGCGCGGCGAGAAGCTGACCGAGCTGACGGTCGGCGGCACCTTCCACTGGGTGTTCGCGGTCGCCGACGGCGGCCTGTCCACGCCCGCCGTGTACCGAGAGTTCGACCGGCTCACCCCGGACGCCCCGGCACCCGCCGCGTCCCCCGTGCTGCTCGACGCTCTGCGGACGGGGGACGCCACCGCTCTCGCCGGAGCCCTGGTGAACGACCTCCAGCCCGCCGCGCTCTCCCTCTTCCCCGCCCTCACTGACACCCTGAAGGCGGGCACGGAGGCGGGCGCCCTCGCGGGCCTGGTCTCCGGGTCCGGGCCGACGACGGCGTTCCTGGTGAAGGACGCGGAGTCGGCGGAGCGGGTGGCGGCGGCGCTGCGCGCGTCGGGCACGTGCCGGACGGCGCGGGTGGCGTCCGCCCCGGCGCCGGGGGCGACGGTCCTCTAGGGCCGGGCCTACAGTTCGTCGATCGCGGTCAGGTCGATGTCGATGTCGTACGGCACGCTGAGCTTGAGGCGGTCGTGGTGGATGCCGGTCAGGGCGTAGGTGCCGGAGGCCTGACCCAGTTCGTGGACCTGGACGACCGGGTGGTTGTCCTGGCCCGCCATTTCGACCAGCCAGAAGTGGGGGATGCCCGCGGCGGCGTACTTGAGCGGCTTGGCGTCGCGGTCACGGGCTTCGGAGTCGGGGGAGACGACCTCGACGGCGAGCAGGACGTCGGCGACGTTGTAAAAGGTCTGCATGGGGTTCTTGACGGCTTCTCTGCGGACGAGGGAGACGTCGGGCTCGGGGCCGTTGCGCCTGTCGATGACGACGGTCATCTCTCGCTTGACCCTCAGCTCGGGCGGCACGGTTCGGCGTAGGCCACTGACCAGAAGGTCGATCACATCAGCGTGGAAGTTCCGCTGCGGACTCACGAAGACCAGGCTCCCGTCGATCAGCTCGGTGTGCGGCGGGAGATCCGGCAGTGTGAACAGGTCATCCACCGTGTACCCGTTCGTCGGCGGCAGCGGCCAGCGGGGGTGCTCGGTGGACTCGGCGGTCATGGTTCCTCCCATGCCAGGGATTCTTCGGCCTGCCCCTCCACCGTAGCGACCCGCTCTCGATCACGTCATTACATCGAGTGACCGTTCGACCCCGGCTCGGCTTCGCCGCCCCACGCCCTACCCTTGAAGGCTGATCCACCCCCTCGTCAGGAGTGAAATGGCCGTCAACCTGGTCAATGTCGAAAACGTCAGCAAGGTGTACGGAACCCGCGCCCTGCTCGACGGCGTCTCGCTCGGCGTCTCCGAGGGGGACCGGATCGGCGTCGTCGGGCGCAACGGCGACGGCAAGACCACCCTCATCCGCATGCTGGCCAAGCTGGAGGAGGCCGACACCGGGCGCGTCACGCACAGCGGCGGGCTGCGGATCGGGGTGCTCACGCAGCACGACTCGCTCGACCCGGCGGCCACCGTGCGGCACGAGGTCATCGGCGACCTCGCCGACCACGAGTGGGCGGGCAACGCCAAGATCAGGGACGTGCTCACGGGCCTGTTCGGCGGGCTCGACCTGCCGGGGTTCCCGCAGGGGCTCGACACCGTCATCGGCCCGCTCTCCGGCGGCGAGCGGCGGCGCATCGCGCTCGCCCAGCTCCTGATCGCCGAGCAGGACCTGATCGTCCTCGACGAGCCCACCAACCACCTCGACGTGGAGGGCATCGCGTGGCTCGCCCGGCACCTGCGCGAGCGCCGCTCGGCGCTGGTGTGCGTGACCCACGACCGGTGGTTCCTCGACCAGGTGTGCACGCGGATGTGGGACGTGCAGAAGGGCACGGTCTACGAGTACGAGGGCGGGTACTCCGACTACGTGTTCGCGCGCGCCGAGCGTGAGCGCATCGCCGCCACCGAGGAGGCCAAGCGGCAGAACCTGGTCCGCAAGGAGCTGGCGTGGCTGCGGCGCGGCGCCCCGGCCCGCACGTCCAAGCCCCGCTTCCGGGTGGAGGCGGCCAACGAGCTGATCAAGGACGTGCCGCCGCCCCGGGACACCAGCGAGCTGATGAAGTTCGCCACCACCCGGCTCGGCAAGACCGTCTTCGACCTGGAGGACGTGAGCGTCCAGGCCGGGCCGAAGCTGCTGCTCAAGCACCTGACCTGGCAGCTCGGGCCCGGCGACCGCATCGGCCTGGTGGG from Streptomyces flavofungini includes:
- a CDS encoding Uma2 family endonuclease, which produces MGGTMTAESTEHPRWPLPPTNGYTVDDLFTLPDLPPHTELIDGSLVFVSPQRNFHADVIDLLVSGLRRTVPPELRVKREMTVVIDRRNGPEPDVSLVRREAVKNPMQTFYNVADVLLAVEVVSPDSEARDRDAKPLKYAAAGIPHFWLVEMAGQDNHPVVQVHELGQASGTYALTGIHHDRLKLSVPYDIDIDLTAIDEL
- a CDS encoding ABC-F family ATP-binding cassette domain-containing protein; translated protein: MAVNLVNVENVSKVYGTRALLDGVSLGVSEGDRIGVVGRNGDGKTTLIRMLAKLEEADTGRVTHSGGLRIGVLTQHDSLDPAATVRHEVIGDLADHEWAGNAKIRDVLTGLFGGLDLPGFPQGLDTVIGPLSGGERRRIALAQLLIAEQDLIVLDEPTNHLDVEGIAWLARHLRERRSALVCVTHDRWFLDQVCTRMWDVQKGTVYEYEGGYSDYVFARAERERIAATEEAKRQNLVRKELAWLRRGAPARTSKPRFRVEAANELIKDVPPPRDTSELMKFATTRLGKTVFDLEDVSVQAGPKLLLKHLTWQLGPGDRIGLVGVNGAGKTSLLRAMADAARSAGETQPAAGRVVVGKTVKLAYLSQEVAELKPTLRVLEAVQQVRERVDLGKGREMTAGQLCETFGFGKEKQWTPVGDLSGGERRRLQLLRLLMDEPNVLFLDEPTNDLDIETLTQLEDVLDGWPGSMVVISHDRFFVERTTDRVFALMGDATMRMLPRGIDEYLERRNRMAAAAAPAAPAPAAAPEGTKAVSAADARAAKKELQKIERQLDKISEKETKLHAQIADNATDFEKVAKWDAELRELVGEREELELRWLELAEDA